The following coding sequences are from one Mustela lutreola isolate mMusLut2 chromosome 5, mMusLut2.pri, whole genome shotgun sequence window:
- the LOC131832286 gene encoding COP9 signalosome complex subunit 2-like translates to MSDMEDDFMCDDEEDYDLEYSEDSNSEPNVDLENQYYNSKALKEDDPKAALSSFQKVLELEGEKGEWGFKALKQMIKINFKLTNFPEMMNRYKQLLTYIRSAVTRNYSEKSINSILDYISTTKQMDLLQEFYETTLEALKDAKNDRLWFKTNTKLGKLYLEREEYGKLQKILRQLHQSCQTDDGEDDLKKGTQLLEIYALEIQMYTAQKNNKKLKALYEQSLHIKSAIPHPLIMGVIRECGGKMHLREGEFEKAHTDFFEAFKNYDESGSPRRTTCLKYLVLANMLMKSGINPFDSQEAKPYKNDPEILAMTNLVSAYQNNDITEFEKILKTNHSNIMDDPFIREHIEELLRNIRTQVLIKLIKPYTRIHIPFISKELNIDVADVESLLVQCILDNTIHGRIDQVNQLLELDHQKRGGARYTALDKWTNQLNSLNQAVVSKLA, encoded by the exons ATGTCTGACATGGAGGATGATTTCATGTGCGATGATGAGGAGGACTACGACTTGGAATACTCTGAAGATAGTAACTCCGAACCAAATGTGGATTTGGAAAATCAGTACTATAATTCCAAAGCGCTAAAAGAAGATGACCCAAAAGCAGCATTAAGCAGTTTTCAAAAGGTGTTGGAACTTGAAGGTGAAAAAGGAGAATGGGGATTTAAAGCACTGAAGCAAATGATTAAGATTAACTTCAAGTTGACAAACTTTCCAGAAATGATGAATAGATATAAGCAACTATTGACCTATATTCGGAGTGCAGTCACGAGAAATTATTCTGAAAAATCCATTAATTCTATTCTTGATTATATCTCCACTACTAAACAGATGGATTTACTGCAGGAATTCTATGAAACAACACTGGAAGCTTTGAAAGATGCTAAGAATGATAGACTGTGGTTTAAGACAAACACAAAGCTTGGGAAATTATATTTAGAACGAGAAGAATATGGAAAGCTTCAAAAAATTTTACGCCAGTTACATCAGTCTTGCCAGACTGATGATGGAGAGGATGACCTGAAAAAAGGTACACAGTTATTAGAAATATATGCTTTGGAAATTCAAATGTACACGGCACAGAAGAATAACAAAAAACTTAAAGCTCTCTATGAGCAGTCGCTTCACATCAAGTCCGCCATCCCTCATCCACTGATCATGGGAGTCATCAGAGAATGTGGTGGTAAAATGCACTTGAGAGAAGGTGAATTTGAAAAGGCACACACTGATTTTTTTGAAGCCTTCAAGAATTATGACGAATCGGGAAGTCCAAGACGAACCActtgcttaaaatatttggtgTTAGCAAATATGCTAATGAAATCGGGAATAAATCCATTTGACTCACAAGAGGCCAAACCATACAAAAATGACCCAGAAATCCTAGCAATGACGAATTTAGTAAGTGCCTATCAGAATAATGACATCACTGAATTTGAAAAGATTCTGAAAACAAATCACAGCAACATCATGGATGATCCTTTCATTAGGGAACACATTGAAGAGCTTTTGCGAAACATCAGAACACAAGTGCTCAT aaaattaattaagccTTACACAAGAATacatattccttttatttctaaggAGTTAAACATAGATGTAGCTGATGTGGAGAGCTTGCTGGTGCAGTGCATATTGGATAACACTATTCATGGCCGAATTGATCAAGTCAACCAACTCCTTGAATTGGATCATCAGAAGAGGGGTGGTGCCCGATATACTGCATTAGATAAATGGACCAACCAACTAAATTCTCTCAACCAGGCTGTAGTCAGTAAACTGGCTTAA